A genome region from Wielerella bovis includes the following:
- a CDS encoding toxin-antitoxin system YwqK family antitoxin gives MQKWIFATALTAVISVQAEPRLRYQHIAPRQADVLAKHSATEMERAIVQPELRFVGYFDENGQATAQADGIGYFRMQLGKTADGRIVIQDFHQSSRTKYTDPFIVPKKTHLNQFQVTTWAGFHSKYLPTGQLQSFVEYENGERKRSAYYAKGRLRLVENEVTGEFGRYAYYPNGKPMLIVVERDGKMHGKMFNTRGQVVYDSRRDKMPINANSPKARAIQRVMSAFQDLKQEMQAANLLEDNK, from the coding sequence GTGCAAAAATGGATATTTGCTACCGCGCTAACTGCAGTTATTAGTGTGCAAGCCGAACCACGCTTGCGCTATCAACATATTGCACCTAGGCAAGCTGATGTTTTAGCAAAACATTCTGCAACTGAAATGGAACGTGCCATTGTGCAGCCAGAATTGCGTTTTGTGGGCTATTTTGATGAAAATGGACAAGCAACAGCGCAAGCTGATGGCATAGGTTATTTTCGGATGCAGTTGGGAAAAACAGCTGATGGGCGAATTGTGATTCAAGATTTTCATCAATCTTCACGAACCAAATATACTGATCCATTTATTGTTCCGAAAAAAACACATTTAAATCAGTTTCAGGTAACAACATGGGCAGGTTTCCATTCTAAATATTTACCAACAGGACAATTACAATCGTTTGTAGAATATGAAAATGGTGAACGTAAGAGGTCGGCATATTACGCCAAAGGACGTTTGCGCTTGGTGGAAAATGAAGTAACTGGCGAGTTTGGGCGATATGCGTATTATCCTAATGGTAAGCCGATGCTGATTGTGGTGGAACGTGATGGTAAAATGCATGGCAAAATGTTTAATACGCGTGGTCAGGTGGTTTATGACAGTCGCCGCGATAAAATGCCTATTAATGCCAATAGCCCTAAAGCACGCGCAATTCAACGTGTAATGAGTGCTTTTCAAGATTTAAAACAAGAAATGCAGGCAGCTAATTTATTAGAAGATAATAAATAG